A single region of the Bacteroidales bacterium genome encodes:
- a CDS encoding metallophosphatase family protein — protein MIKIGLLSDTHGHIDDKLLDFFKDVDEIWHAGDVGDISVIEKLEKIKPVRAVYGNIDGQDIRISYPEHNRFRIEETNVWITHIGGYPGRYDRKVKPEIFRNPPGIFISGHSHILKIIFDKGINCLHLNPGAFGKSGLHKVRTALRFEIDGKEIKKMEILEVKR, from the coding sequence ATGATAAAGATTGGACTACTTTCTGATACACACGGACATATAGACGATAAACTTCTTGATTTTTTTAAAGATGTTGATGAAATATGGCATGCCGGAGATGTCGGAGATATTTCAGTAATTGAAAAATTGGAAAAAATAAAACCGGTGAGAGCTGTTTACGGAAATATTGACGGCCAAGATATAAGAATTAGTTATCCTGAACATAATCGTTTCAGAATTGAAGAAACAAATGTATGGATTACACATATAGGTGGTTATCCGGGAAGATACGACAGAAAAGTTAAACCTGAAATATTCAGAAATCCGCCCGGTATATTTATTTCAGGGCATTCTCATATTCTGAAAATAATATTTGACAAAGGCATAAATTGTTTACACTTAAATCCGGGTGCTTTCGGAAAATCAGGTCTTCATAAAGTAAGAACAGCATTAAGATTTGAAATTGACGGAAAAGAGATTAAAAAAATGGAGATATTAGAAGTCAAAAGGTAG